Proteins encoded by one window of Halobaculum halobium:
- a CDS encoding stage II sporulation protein M yields MGGIAAGYATTAPYGVTASGPEDVAGVFGTVPVGPFVTIAANNWLVSAGLAYGGIAFGVPAVSGLLFNGVLVGALAGVFDRLAFLALVAPHGVLELPVIAVAGGLGLHLGGVGWRAVRGRTNPDEVATALERAARVLVGIGILLIVAAAIEAFVTPRVAAVVLGG; encoded by the coding sequence GTGGGGGGGATCGCCGCGGGCTACGCCACGACCGCGCCCTACGGGGTGACCGCGTCGGGTCCCGAGGACGTTGCGGGCGTGTTCGGGACGGTTCCCGTCGGGCCGTTCGTCACCATCGCGGCGAACAACTGGCTCGTGAGCGCCGGACTCGCGTACGGCGGGATCGCGTTCGGCGTCCCGGCGGTTTCGGGGCTGCTGTTCAACGGCGTCCTCGTCGGCGCGCTCGCGGGCGTGTTCGACCGGCTGGCGTTCCTGGCACTCGTGGCGCCCCACGGCGTGCTCGAACTCCCGGTGATCGCCGTCGCCGGCGGCCTCGGACTCCACCTCGGTGGCGTCGGGTGGCGCGCAGTTCGGGGTCGAACGAACCCCGATGAGGTCGCGACCGCGCTGGAGCGGGCCGCTCGCGTCCTCGTCGGGATCGGAATCCTGTTGATCGTCGCGGCCGCCATCGAGGCGTTCGTGACCCCGCGGGTCGCGGCAGTCGTGCTGGGCGGGTAG
- a CDS encoding PAS domain-containing sensor histidine kinase — translation MGDPSLGELLLDTAQDKIAVITEDGTFTYVNAAAETILGYDPETLLGENAFEYIHPDDAPAVRREFARTVRSDDYDETTVTYRHRTSGGDWSWLESRMSNLTDATIDGYVVSSRDITDRVAAEKTREEAAARLNTIASMSGDGLWLFTGDWSEALFVNDAVNQIYGVSPAELYDDAVAFIDAIHPDDVASVIDAMERLSGGESIDIEYRVNAEENFTRWVWVQAVPIVENGSVTRIAGFSRDVTERHRREQHLVVMDNLLRHNLRNDLNVILGTAEQIADEFPEAAALTDQIRTTGTRLLQTAAKERQIIELVVNQRFNERTALVDAVERAVDRVRDRHPQALVESVVESGEPSVRVSSLTVVAVTELLENGIVHCDDDRPVVSAHVRTGDGEATIEIADDADPIPDIEVNVLTGSHEFGMDPVRHSSGLGSWLVYWCVELSDGDISVDRGATRGNRVEISVPTLPGESESDGSRADEPDASVDRIDGASG, via the coding sequence ATGGGCGACCCGTCGCTCGGTGAACTGCTCCTCGACACCGCGCAGGACAAGATCGCCGTGATCACCGAAGACGGAACGTTCACCTACGTCAACGCCGCCGCGGAGACGATCCTCGGGTACGATCCGGAGACCCTTCTCGGCGAGAACGCCTTCGAGTACATCCACCCGGACGACGCACCCGCGGTCCGCCGGGAGTTCGCCCGGACGGTCCGATCGGACGACTACGACGAAACGACCGTCACCTACCGGCACCGAACCAGCGGCGGTGACTGGTCCTGGCTCGAAAGCCGGATGTCGAACCTGACGGACGCGACGATCGACGGCTACGTGGTGAGCTCTCGCGACATCACCGATCGAGTCGCCGCCGAGAAGACCCGCGAAGAGGCCGCCGCACGGTTGAACACGATCGCGTCGATGTCGGGGGACGGCCTCTGGCTGTTCACCGGCGACTGGTCGGAGGCGCTGTTCGTCAACGACGCCGTCAACCAGATCTACGGCGTCTCCCCGGCGGAGCTGTACGACGACGCGGTGGCGTTCATCGATGCGATCCATCCGGACGACGTCGCCTCGGTGATCGACGCGATGGAGCGGCTCAGCGGCGGGGAGTCCATCGACATCGAGTACCGGGTCAACGCCGAGGAGAACTTCACTCGGTGGGTGTGGGTACAGGCGGTGCCGATCGTCGAGAATGGCTCCGTGACGCGGATCGCCGGGTTCAGCCGCGACGTCACCGAACGTCACCGTCGCGAACAGCACCTAGTGGTGATGGACAACCTCCTCCGACACAACCTCCGGAACGACCTCAACGTGATACTGGGCACCGCAGAGCAGATCGCCGACGAGTTCCCGGAGGCGGCGGCGCTGACCGATCAGATCCGAACGACCGGCACGCGACTGCTCCAGACCGCGGCCAAGGAGCGGCAGATCATCGAGCTCGTCGTCAACCAGCGGTTCAACGAGCGAACCGCGCTCGTCGACGCCGTCGAACGCGCGGTCGACCGGGTGCGCGACCGACATCCGCAGGCGCTCGTCGAGTCCGTCGTGGAGTCGGGCGAGCCGTCGGTGCGGGTGTCGTCGTTGACCGTGGTCGCGGTGACGGAACTGCTCGAAAACGGGATCGTTCACTGCGACGACGACCGGCCGGTTGTCAGCGCTCACGTTCGGACTGGGGACGGGGAGGCGACGATCGAGATCGCCGACGACGCCGATCCGATCCCCGACATCGAGGTGAACGTGTTGACCGGCTCTCACGAGTTCGGAATGGACCCGGTCCGCCACAGCAGCGGACTGGGGAGCTGGCTCGTCTACTGGTGCGTCGAACTCTCCGACGGCGACATCAGCGTCGATCGGGGTGCGACACGAGGGAACCGAGTCGAGATCAGCGTCCCGACGCTTCCGGGAGAGTCCGAGTCGGACGGGTCGAGAGCGGACGAACCGGACGCGAGCGTCGACCGAATCGACGGCGCGTCCGGCTGA
- a CDS encoding sulfurtransferase: protein MSHYAKDVLVDADWVESHLDEFQSDDAAHRLVEVDVDTEAYDAEHAPGAIGFNWETDLQDQTQRDVLTKDDFEALNAEHGISDDSTVVLYGDNSNWFAAYTYWQYKYYGHDDVKLLDGGREYWLENDYPTTDEVPSFPETSYEADEPDESIRAYRDDVDDAIGAGVPLVDVRSPEEYSGEILAPPGLQETAQRGGHIPGARNISWASVTNDDGTFKTQAELEELYEDVLAEGDDEIVAYCRIGERSSVAWFALHELVGADQTVNYDGSWTEWGNLVRAPIVTGSEPGGE, encoded by the coding sequence ATGTCACATTACGCGAAGGACGTGCTCGTCGACGCCGATTGGGTGGAGTCCCACCTCGACGAGTTCCAGTCCGACGACGCGGCGCACCGACTCGTGGAGGTGGACGTCGACACCGAGGCGTACGACGCCGAACACGCCCCCGGCGCAATCGGCTTCAACTGGGAGACGGATCTCCAAGACCAGACCCAGCGCGACGTGCTCACGAAGGACGACTTCGAGGCGCTGAACGCCGAACACGGCATCAGCGACGACTCCACGGTCGTTCTCTACGGGGACAACTCGAACTGGTTCGCCGCCTACACCTACTGGCAGTACAAGTACTACGGCCACGACGACGTGAAGCTCCTCGACGGCGGCCGCGAGTACTGGCTTGAGAACGACTACCCGACCACCGACGAGGTACCGTCGTTCCCCGAGACGAGCTACGAGGCCGACGAGCCAGACGAGTCGATCCGCGCGTACCGCGACGACGTGGACGACGCCATCGGCGCGGGCGTTCCGCTCGTCGACGTTCGCTCGCCCGAGGAGTACAGCGGCGAGATTCTCGCCCCGCCCGGACTCCAGGAGACCGCCCAGCGCGGCGGCCACATCCCCGGCGCCCGCAACATCTCGTGGGCCTCCGTCACCAACGACGACGGGACGTTCAAGACCCAGGCGGAGCTGGAGGAGCTGTACGAGGACGTGCTCGCGGAGGGAGACGACGAGATCGTCGCGTACTGCCGAATCGGCGAGCGCTCGTCGGTCGCGTGGTTCGCGCTCCACGAACTCGTCGGCGCCGACCAGACCGTCAACTACGACGGTTCCTGGACGGAGTGGGGCAATCTCGTGCGCGCCCCGATCGTGACGGGCAGCGAGCCCGGCGGCGAGTAG
- a CDS encoding sulfurtransferase, which yields MNDTFVPASWLADRVGEVRVVDVRDAWEYDGIGHVPGAVSIPFDEFRSDAGESAALAADESSDDEPRDHGDEGMLPGVDRWSELLSDAGVSPGDEIVAYDDEHGVFAARFLVTAELYGHDPARLHVLDGDYSSWSRERETAREAPEVDAADYEPGEPADSPLVDFEGVRDRLGGETVIVDTRDPEEYAAGHLPGAVNLDWLELVDPDTRGLKPRAELEATLRASGITPDREVLLYCNTARRISHTYLVLRHLGYEDVLFYEGSLTEWEQRDGEVVAE from the coding sequence ATGAACGACACGTTCGTCCCCGCCTCGTGGCTCGCCGACCGGGTCGGCGAGGTCCGCGTCGTCGACGTGCGCGACGCCTGGGAGTACGACGGCATCGGCCACGTTCCGGGCGCCGTCTCGATCCCGTTCGACGAGTTCCGAAGTGACGCCGGCGAGAGCGCGGCTTTAGCCGCGGACGAGTCGAGCGACGACGAGCCGCGAGACCACGGCGACGAGGGGATGCTCCCCGGCGTCGACCGGTGGAGCGAACTGCTCTCCGACGCCGGCGTCTCCCCCGGAGACGAGATCGTCGCGTACGACGACGAACACGGCGTGTTCGCCGCCCGGTTTCTGGTGACCGCGGAGCTGTACGGTCACGACCCCGCGCGGCTGCACGTGCTCGACGGCGACTATAGCTCGTGGAGCCGCGAACGCGAGACAGCGCGCGAGGCCCCCGAAGTCGACGCGGCCGACTACGAACCCGGCGAGCCCGCGGACTCCCCGCTCGTGGATTTCGAGGGCGTTCGCGACCGTCTCGGCGGAGAGACCGTGATCGTCGACACCCGCGACCCCGAGGAGTACGCCGCGGGACACCTCCCGGGCGCGGTGAACCTCGACTGGCTGGAGCTGGTCGACCCCGACACGCGCGGACTGAAGCCGCGTGCCGAGTTGGAGGCGACGCTTCGGGCGAGTGGAATCACCCCGGATCGGGAGGTTCTGTTGTACTGCAACACGGCTCGGCGGATCAGCCACACGTACCTCGTGCTCCGTCACCTCGGCTACGAGGACGTGCTGTTCTACGAGGGAAGTCTCACCGAATGGGAGCAGCGCGACGGCGAAGTCGTCGCCGAGTAG